In a single window of the Saccharothrix australiensis genome:
- the ligD gene encoding non-homologous end-joining DNA ligase, which yields MGNAVELEVGDRTVRISHPDRVYFPARGETKLDLARYYLSVGDGIVRALRERPCMMHRFPSGVTGEKVHQKRLPAGAPPWVRTVRVSFPRYGRHADELCVTGLADVIWAVQMSTVEFHPWNSRRADTEKPDEWRIDLDPMPDCPFSRVRRVAGVVREVLDELGAVGFPKTSGGRGLHVYVRIEPEWGFADVRRAALAFAREVERRAPDDVTTAWWRRDRDPAALFVDYNQNSRDHTIASAYSVRGVPEATVSTPVRWDEVEALDPRDFTIATVPARYAELGDLHAGIDEAVFSLRPLLEWADRDGDEPPEGT from the coding sequence CCCCGATCGCGTTTACTTCCCGGCACGCGGCGAGACCAAGCTCGACCTCGCCCGCTACTACCTGTCGGTCGGCGACGGCATCGTGCGGGCGCTGCGCGAGCGGCCGTGCATGATGCACCGCTTCCCGTCGGGGGTCACCGGGGAGAAGGTGCACCAGAAGCGACTGCCCGCCGGCGCGCCGCCGTGGGTGCGGACGGTGCGCGTGAGCTTCCCCCGCTACGGGCGGCACGCCGACGAGCTGTGCGTCACCGGGTTGGCCGACGTGATCTGGGCGGTGCAGATGTCGACCGTCGAGTTCCACCCGTGGAACTCGCGGCGCGCCGACACCGAGAAGCCCGACGAGTGGCGCATCGACCTCGACCCGATGCCGGACTGCCCGTTCTCCCGCGTGCGGCGGGTCGCCGGGGTGGTGCGCGAGGTGCTCGACGAGCTGGGCGCGGTCGGGTTCCCGAAGACCTCCGGCGGGCGCGGCCTGCACGTCTACGTGCGCATCGAGCCCGAGTGGGGGTTCGCCGACGTGCGGCGGGCCGCGCTCGCGTTCGCGCGGGAGGTGGAGCGGCGCGCACCCGACGACGTCACCACCGCCTGGTGGCGGCGCGATCGGGACCCGGCCGCGCTCTTCGTGGACTATAACCAGAACAGTCGTGATCACACGATCGCGAGCGCCTACTCTGTGCGTGGGGTGCCGGAGGCGACGGTGTCCACGCCGGTGCGGTGGGACGAGGTCGAGGCGCTGGACCCGCGCGACTTCACCATCGCGACGGTGCCCGCGCGCTACGCCGAGCTGGGCGACCTCCACGCGGGCATCGACGAGGCGGTGTTCTCCCTGCGGCCACTGCTGGAGTGGGCCGACCGGGACGGCGACGAACCGCCCGAGGGCACCTGA
- a CDS encoding ATP-binding protein, with protein MGDTTDDEVRALAASLRRLFQLTTAVVDEDGRTAPLITKVSDHLGLDLGDVLSVATKFPAWEHVNVQRGVDAYLAEHTPGAAWFGVSGSHRGHEDLLSMLVAARRQQLYDLGAADYATAAVGPDRTAEVVQLGLVATRAPDGAPVVVGVRGAAAEYGQPTCRLEVLAADRGTARAVGEEIERLMRLHDVFRRQVLSFGVSEHRGNELVSFLPRPTLDADAVVLPDGVLDSVERHVVGVAEHSERLLAAGQHLKRGLLLHGPPGTGKTHTVRYLMSRMTGCTVILLTGPAMRLIGQAAALARRLQPAMLVVEDVDLVAMDRGHSPGGTNPLLFALLEAMDGVGADADVTFVLTTNRAAELERALADRPGRIDLAVEIPRPDAEGRRRLLRLYGRGVDLRADLEPVVAATEGATASFIKELLRRAVLDAVRAGGAGTPVIGDELAALAREMTDERRSLTSVLLGGKPGPPGRPRLGPHAVPGVAPDIV; from the coding sequence ATGGGGGACACGACCGACGACGAGGTCCGCGCCCTGGCCGCGAGCCTGCGCCGGCTGTTCCAGCTGACCACCGCGGTGGTCGACGAGGACGGCCGCACCGCGCCGCTGATCACGAAGGTCTCGGACCACCTCGGCCTGGACCTGGGCGACGTGCTGTCCGTGGCGACGAAGTTCCCGGCGTGGGAGCACGTCAACGTGCAGCGCGGCGTCGACGCCTACCTCGCCGAGCACACGCCGGGCGCCGCGTGGTTCGGCGTCAGCGGCTCGCACCGCGGCCACGAGGACCTGCTGTCCATGCTGGTCGCGGCCCGCCGTCAGCAGCTGTACGACCTGGGCGCGGCGGACTACGCCACCGCCGCCGTCGGCCCGGACCGCACCGCGGAGGTCGTGCAGCTCGGCCTCGTCGCGACCCGCGCGCCCGACGGCGCACCGGTCGTCGTCGGTGTGCGGGGCGCGGCGGCGGAGTACGGGCAGCCCACGTGCCGGCTGGAGGTGCTGGCCGCCGACCGGGGCACGGCGCGGGCGGTCGGCGAGGAGATCGAGCGGCTGATGCGCCTGCACGACGTGTTCCGCCGCCAGGTGCTGTCGTTCGGCGTCAGCGAGCACCGGGGCAACGAGCTGGTCAGCTTCCTGCCCAGGCCGACGTTGGACGCGGACGCCGTGGTGCTGCCCGACGGCGTGCTGGACTCCGTCGAACGGCACGTGGTGGGCGTCGCCGAGCACTCCGAGCGGCTGCTCGCGGCGGGGCAGCACCTCAAGCGCGGCCTGCTGCTGCACGGCCCGCCAGGCACCGGCAAGACGCACACCGTGCGGTACCTGATGAGCCGGATGACCGGGTGCACGGTGATCCTGCTGACCGGTCCCGCGATGCGCCTGATCGGGCAGGCGGCGGCGCTCGCGCGGCGGCTCCAGCCGGCCATGCTCGTGGTCGAGGACGTCGACCTGGTCGCGATGGACCGGGGCCACTCGCCCGGCGGCACGAACCCGCTGCTGTTCGCGCTGCTGGAGGCGATGGACGGGGTCGGCGCGGACGCGGACGTGACGTTCGTGCTCACCACCAACCGCGCGGCCGAGCTGGAACGCGCGCTCGCCGACCGGCCAGGGCGGATCGACCTGGCGGTGGAGATCCCGCGCCCGGACGCCGAGGGTCGCCGCCGGCTGCTGCGGCTCTACGGCCGGGGCGTGGACCTGCGGGCCGACCTCGAACCCGTGGTGGCGGCGACGGAGGGCGCGACGGCGTCGTTCATCAAGGAGCTGCTGCGCCGGGCCGTGCTGGACGCGGTGCGGGCGGGCGGCGCTGGTACGCCGGTGATCGGGGACGAGCTGGCCGCGCTCGCGCGGGAGATGACCGACGAGCGCAGGTCGCTGACCAGCGTGCTGCTCGGCGGGAAACCCGGACCGCCCGGCCGGCCGCGACTCGGGCCGCACGCCGTTCCCGGTGTGGCGCCCGACATCGTCTAG
- a CDS encoding cytochrome P450 has translation MSDPALAPPAHALLAPGVAENPHPVLHRLRAEDPVSWVPGLDGYLVTRHADIVAALKDRRLAPANLAQGLDRLSQAERDELAPVLQSVALWMGHTDEADHVRFQQLLKRYFTPATVAGLRPRVAQLTGELIDAVADAGRMDVVADLAYPLPANVIAEMLGMPTEERERLQAWSRDILALFAPADFEQLKQCQRSVLEMQDHLRGLVARRRVEPRDDLLSMFAAAEREGVVDEDEIVANCVLLLFAGHETTANLIANGLVLLFDHPDQFELLKSRRELMPTAVEEMLRCDGPANVILRVATEPVGIGGREVAAGQVLYLAMLAGNRDPEVFADPDRFDITRKPNRHTAFGLGAFYCLGAALARMEADVCFSVLLDRLPGLRPAYDRVDRFLAPPLNTRLETLEVAF, from the coding sequence ATGAGCGATCCAGCCCTCGCACCGCCCGCCCACGCCCTGCTCGCACCCGGTGTCGCCGAGAACCCGCACCCGGTGCTGCACCGCCTCCGCGCCGAAGACCCGGTGAGCTGGGTGCCCGGCCTCGACGGCTACCTGGTGACCCGGCACGCGGACATCGTCGCGGCGCTCAAGGACCGCCGCCTGGCCCCCGCCAACCTCGCGCAGGGCCTGGACCGGCTGAGCCAGGCCGAGCGCGACGAACTCGCGCCCGTCCTCCAGTCCGTCGCGCTGTGGATGGGCCACACCGACGAGGCCGACCACGTGCGGTTCCAGCAGCTGCTCAAGCGCTACTTCACGCCCGCCACCGTGGCCGGGCTCCGGCCGCGCGTCGCGCAGCTGACCGGCGAGCTGATCGACGCCGTGGCCGACGCCGGCCGGATGGACGTGGTCGCGGACCTGGCGTACCCGCTGCCCGCCAACGTGATCGCCGAGATGCTGGGCATGCCGACCGAGGAGCGCGAGCGGCTCCAGGCGTGGTCGCGGGACATCCTCGCGCTGTTCGCGCCCGCCGACTTCGAGCAGCTCAAGCAGTGCCAGCGCAGCGTGCTGGAGATGCAGGACCACTTGCGCGGCCTGGTGGCGCGGCGGCGGGTCGAGCCCAGGGACGACCTGCTGAGCATGTTCGCGGCCGCCGAGCGGGAGGGCGTGGTCGACGAGGACGAGATCGTCGCCAACTGCGTGCTGCTGCTGTTCGCCGGGCACGAGACGACCGCGAACCTGATCGCCAACGGCCTGGTGCTGCTGTTCGACCACCCCGACCAGTTCGAGCTGCTCAAGTCGCGCCGCGAGCTGATGCCCACGGCCGTGGAGGAGATGCTGCGCTGCGACGGCCCGGCGAACGTGATCCTGCGGGTCGCCACCGAGCCGGTCGGGATCGGCGGCCGGGAGGTGGCCGCCGGGCAGGTGCTGTACCTCGCGATGCTGGCGGGCAACCGCGACCCGGAGGTGTTCGCCGACCCGGACCGGTTCGACATCACCCGAAAGCCCAACCGGCACACCGCGTTCGGGCTCGGCGCGTTCTACTGCCTGGGCGCGGCGCTGGCCCGGATGGAGGCCGACGTGTGCTTCAGCGTCCTGCTCGACCGCCTGCCCGGCCTGCGGCCCGCCTACGACCGGGTGGACCGCTTCCTCGCGCCGCCGCTGAACACGCGCCTGGAAACGCTGGAGGTCGCGTTCTAG
- a CDS encoding helix-turn-helix domain-containing protein, whose product MDFDAVLHAVGPRLRAIRRRRGATLADLAAETGISESTLSRLESGQRRANLELLLPLARAHGVPLDELVGAPDTGDPRVHLRPVVRRGRTVIPLTRRAGGLQAYKMIIPPAEAPADPELRVHEGYEWMYVLDGRLRLLLGEQDLVLKPGEAAEFDTHVPHWFGAAGPEPVELLTLFGQQGERAHIRARTR is encoded by the coding sequence GTGGACTTCGACGCCGTGCTGCACGCCGTGGGCCCGAGGCTGCGCGCGATCCGCCGCCGACGCGGCGCGACCCTGGCCGACCTCGCCGCCGAGACCGGGATCTCCGAGAGCACGCTGTCCCGGCTGGAGAGCGGGCAGCGCCGGGCCAACCTCGAACTCCTGCTGCCGCTGGCCAGGGCGCACGGGGTGCCGCTGGACGAGCTGGTCGGCGCGCCCGACACCGGCGACCCCCGGGTCCACCTGCGCCCGGTCGTGCGGCGCGGGCGGACCGTCATCCCGCTCACCCGGCGGGCGGGCGGGCTCCAGGCGTACAAGATGATCATCCCGCCGGCGGAGGCGCCGGCGGACCCGGAGCTGCGCGTGCACGAGGGCTACGAGTGGATGTACGTCCTCGACGGCCGGTTGCGCCTGCTGCTGGGCGAGCAGGACCTGGTGCTCAAGCCCGGTGAGGCGGCCGAGTTCGACACCCACGTGCCGCACTGGTTCGGCGCGGCCGGACCCGAGCCCGTCGAGCTGCTCACCCTGTTCGGGCAGCAGGGGGAACGGGCCCACATCCGGGCCCGCACCCGATAG
- a CDS encoding class I SAM-dependent methyltransferase gives MTTAEQYWEGFYLDRDQVWSGQANPLLVREVSALPPGAALDLGCAEGADAVWLAGRGWRVVGADVSATALARAAARAEEAGVADRITWERHDLAETFPAGTFDLVSAQFLHSPVERDGERDAVLRRAAAAVADGGVLLVVGHAGWPTWVTEPPADIRFPTTGDVLAALRLDDRWEVELEELVERELTGPEGQAGSRVDNVLRVRRR, from the coding sequence ATGACGACGGCTGAGCAGTACTGGGAGGGCTTCTACCTGGACCGGGACCAGGTGTGGAGCGGGCAGGCCAATCCGCTGCTGGTGCGCGAGGTGTCCGCGCTGCCGCCCGGCGCGGCGCTGGACCTCGGGTGCGCCGAGGGCGCGGACGCGGTGTGGCTGGCCGGCCGCGGGTGGCGGGTGGTGGGCGCCGACGTGTCGGCCACGGCGCTCGCGCGGGCTGCGGCGCGGGCGGAGGAGGCCGGCGTGGCGGACCGGATCACGTGGGAGCGGCACGACCTGGCCGAAACGTTCCCGGCCGGGACGTTCGACCTGGTGTCGGCGCAGTTCCTGCACTCGCCGGTCGAGCGGGACGGCGAGCGGGACGCGGTGCTGCGCCGGGCCGCCGCGGCGGTCGCGGACGGCGGCGTGCTGCTGGTCGTCGGCCACGCCGGGTGGCCGACGTGGGTGACCGAGCCGCCGGCGGACATCCGGTTCCCGACCACCGGCGACGTGCTGGCGGCGCTGCGGCTGGACGACCGGTGGGAGGTGGAGCTGGAGGAGCTGGTCGAGCGGGAGCTGACCGGGCCGGAGGGGCAGGCCGGGAGCCGGGTCGACAACGTGCTGCGCGTGCGGCGGCGGTAG
- a CDS encoding KamA family radical SAM protein: MTALHETVPAVPRPDLQPYTYVRRELVEPDWRRFPGWRDVTEAQWRDARWQRAHCVKNVRQLRAVLGDLLDERCYDDLLADQAELATMSMLVPPQMLNTVAPDADPADFTGAFLADPVRRYLMPVRSDRDPDWPSHPHSARDSLHETEMWVVEGLTHRYPTKVLAELVSTCPQYCGHCTRMDLVGNSTPQVRKQKLLLKPVDRQDRMIDYLRRTPGVRDVVVSGGDVANVPWPHLESFLMRLLDIDTVRDVRLATKALAGLPQHWLQPAVVEGLERVARTAGRRGVNLAIHTHVNHVQSVTPLVAEAARTALEVGVRDVRNQGVLMKGVNATPDDLLDLCFALQGEANVLPYYFYMCDMIPNAEHWRVAVWEAQELQHAIMGYLPGYATPRIVCDVPYVGKRWVHQVAEYDRELGISYWTKNYRTGIELEDPDALSRRYPYYDPIPTLGEAGRRWWSTRA; the protein is encoded by the coding sequence ATGACTGCGCTACACGAGACCGTGCCCGCGGTACCGCGACCCGACCTCCAGCCCTACACCTACGTCCGCCGGGAACTGGTGGAACCCGACTGGCGGCGGTTCCCCGGCTGGCGCGACGTCACCGAGGCGCAGTGGCGCGACGCCCGGTGGCAGCGGGCGCACTGCGTGAAGAACGTCCGTCAGCTGCGCGCCGTGCTGGGCGACCTGCTCGACGAGCGGTGCTACGACGACCTGCTCGCCGACCAGGCCGAGCTGGCGACGATGTCGATGCTCGTGCCGCCGCAGATGCTCAACACCGTGGCGCCCGACGCCGACCCGGCCGACTTCACCGGGGCGTTCCTCGCCGACCCGGTCCGGCGGTACCTGATGCCGGTGCGCTCCGACCGCGACCCCGACTGGCCGAGCCACCCCCACTCGGCGCGGGACTCGCTGCACGAGACCGAGATGTGGGTCGTGGAGGGCCTGACCCACCGCTACCCCACCAAGGTGCTGGCCGAGCTGGTCTCCACCTGCCCCCAGTACTGCGGCCACTGCACCCGCATGGACCTCGTCGGCAACTCCACCCCGCAGGTCCGCAAGCAGAAGCTGCTGCTCAAGCCGGTCGACCGGCAGGACCGGATGATCGACTACCTCAGGCGGACGCCCGGCGTGCGGGACGTCGTGGTCTCCGGCGGCGACGTCGCCAACGTGCCGTGGCCGCACCTGGAGTCGTTCCTGATGCGGCTGCTCGACATCGACACCGTGCGCGACGTCCGGCTGGCCACCAAGGCGCTCGCCGGGCTGCCGCAGCACTGGCTCCAGCCGGCGGTGGTGGAGGGCCTGGAACGCGTGGCGCGCACCGCCGGCCGACGCGGCGTGAACCTCGCCATCCACACCCACGTCAACCACGTGCAGTCGGTGACGCCCCTGGTCGCCGAGGCCGCCCGCACCGCGCTGGAGGTCGGCGTGCGGGACGTGCGCAACCAGGGCGTGCTGATGAAGGGCGTCAACGCGACCCCGGACGACCTGCTCGACCTGTGCTTCGCGTTGCAGGGCGAGGCGAACGTCCTGCCGTACTACTTCTACATGTGCGACATGATCCCCAACGCCGAGCACTGGCGCGTGGCCGTGTGGGAGGCGCAGGAGCTCCAGCACGCGATCATGGGCTACCTGCCCGGCTACGCCACGCCGCGCATCGTGTGCGACGTGCCCTACGTCGGCAAGCGGTGGGTGCACCAGGTCGCCGAGTACGACCGCGAGCTGGGCATCTCGTACTGGACGAAGAACTACCGGACCGGGATCGAACTGGAGGACCCCGACGCGTTGAGCCGGCGCTACCCGTACTACGACCCGATCCCGACCCTCGGCGAGGCGGGCCGCCGCTGGTGGTCGACCCGGGCGTGA
- a CDS encoding FxsA family protein, with amino-acid sequence MRVFAVVLIGLAVEITALVAAFGAWGLLPTLGLLVLGGVVGSMLMRREGARTMAAFSEALRSRRAPHQEIADGVLIAAAGFLIVVPGFLSDVAGLLLLFPPTRRLLSRRLARRSEQREREMAMNLRHGRPPMAGGVVIDGDVVDVRPSEPKPAQRPELT; translated from the coding sequence ATGCGCGTGTTCGCCGTAGTGCTCATCGGTCTGGCCGTCGAGATCACCGCCCTGGTGGCGGCCTTCGGGGCGTGGGGCCTCCTGCCCACCCTGGGGTTGCTGGTGCTGGGCGGGGTGGTCGGCTCGATGCTGATGAGGCGGGAGGGCGCGCGCACGATGGCGGCCTTCTCCGAGGCGCTGCGCTCCCGCCGCGCGCCGCACCAGGAGATCGCCGACGGCGTCCTGATCGCGGCGGCGGGGTTCCTGATCGTGGTGCCGGGCTTCCTCAGCGACGTCGCGGGCCTGCTGCTGCTGTTCCCGCCGACCCGCCGGCTGCTCAGCAGGCGGCTCGCGCGGCGCTCCGAGCAGCGGGAGCGCGAGATGGCGATGAACCTGCGCCACGGCAGGCCGCCGATGGCGGGCGGCGTGGTGATCGACGGCGACGTGGTGGACGTCCGGCCGTCCGAGCCGAAGCCCGCCCAGCGGCCCGAACTGACCTGA
- a CDS encoding TIGR03885 family FMN-dependent LLM class oxidoreductase, which translates to MTVIGVHASHEQVHPSRLLDAVRRAEEVGFDAAMCSDHFSPWSERQGQSGFAWSWLGAALQATALPFGVVNAPGQRYHPAVVAQAIGTLGAMYPDRFWAALGTGEASNEHITGDRWPRKDVRAARLRECVDVIRALLAGEEVSHDGLVTVDRARLWTRPDRPPALLGAAVSAATARWCAEWADGLITVNAPLAHLREVVDAYRGAGGIGKLALQVHLSWAPDHEQALRIAHDQWRGNVFGPPVCWDLETPRHFDVLAEHVTPERVAGTVDVSADLGRHAEVLRGYAELGFDELYLHHVGQEQAAFLDAFGEHVLPGVRR; encoded by the coding sequence ATGACGGTCATCGGTGTGCACGCCTCGCACGAGCAGGTCCACCCGTCGCGACTGCTGGACGCCGTCCGCCGCGCCGAGGAGGTCGGGTTCGACGCGGCGATGTGCTCGGACCACTTCTCGCCCTGGAGCGAGCGGCAGGGGCAGTCGGGGTTCGCCTGGTCGTGGCTGGGCGCCGCGCTCCAGGCGACCGCCCTGCCGTTCGGGGTGGTCAACGCGCCCGGCCAGCGGTACCACCCGGCGGTGGTCGCGCAGGCGATCGGCACGCTCGGCGCGATGTACCCCGACCGGTTCTGGGCCGCGCTGGGCACGGGCGAGGCGAGCAACGAGCACATCACCGGCGACCGGTGGCCGCGCAAGGACGTCCGCGCGGCCCGGCTGCGCGAGTGCGTGGACGTCATCCGCGCCCTGCTCGCCGGTGAGGAGGTCAGCCACGACGGCCTGGTCACCGTGGACCGCGCGCGGCTGTGGACCAGACCGGACCGACCGCCCGCCCTGCTCGGCGCGGCCGTCAGCGCCGCCACGGCCCGCTGGTGCGCCGAGTGGGCCGACGGGCTGATCACGGTCAACGCGCCCCTCGCGCACCTGCGCGAGGTGGTGGACGCCTACCGCGGCGCGGGCGGCATCGGCAAGCTGGCGCTGCAAGTGCACCTGAGCTGGGCACCCGACCACGAGCAGGCGCTGCGGATCGCCCACGACCAGTGGCGCGGCAACGTGTTCGGCCCGCCGGTGTGCTGGGACCTGGAGACACCCCGGCACTTCGACGTGCTGGCCGAGCACGTCACGCCCGAGCGGGTGGCGGGCACCGTGGACGTGTCCGCCGACCTCGGCCGGCACGCCGAGGTGCTGCGCGGCTACGCCGAACTCGGGTTCGACGAGCTGTACCTGCACCACGTGGGCCAGGAGCAGGCCGCGTTCCTCGACGCGTTCGGCGAGCACGTCCTGCCGGGGGTGCGGCGGTGA
- a CDS encoding alpha-amylase family protein, with product MKLTRTADLWWKNAVVYCLDVETFHDSDGDGHGDFRGLVDRIDHLHRLGVTCLWLMPFFPSPDRDDGYDITDFYGVDPRLGTLGDFVEFVRTARDRGMRVIADLVVNHTSDQHPWFREARSSRDSPRRDWYVWRDQPPPGAERGVVFPDREKSLWERDEESGQYYLHRFYKHQPDLNVANPRVRDEIARVMGFWMELGLSGFRVDAVPFLLEAPVQDLPDPHDYLGDLRAFLSRRDGEAVLLGEVNLPYADTMRFFGSADGVGDELHMCFDFVGMQQLYLSLARKDAGPLTHALKERPLPPRDCHWATFVRNHDELILDKLTEPERREVFAAFGPEEDMQLYGRGLRRRLPSMMGDERRTRMVYSLLFSLPGTPVLFYGEEVGMTEDLSQPDRLAVRTPMWWDAVEEQRHDPDSLLAWVRLLVERYRECPELAWGAFSMIDTTDPAVFAHRCDIDGGTVVAVHNLGDDAAEVELSGVQGALTDVFSGAPAAPRVVLEPYGCRWLRAGAGR from the coding sequence GTGAAGCTCACCCGGACCGCCGACCTGTGGTGGAAGAACGCCGTCGTCTACTGCCTGGACGTGGAGACCTTCCACGACTCCGACGGCGACGGCCACGGCGACTTCCGCGGCCTGGTCGACCGGATCGACCACCTGCACCGCCTGGGCGTGACGTGCCTGTGGCTGATGCCGTTCTTCCCCTCGCCGGACCGGGACGACGGCTACGACATCACCGACTTCTACGGCGTCGACCCGCGCCTGGGCACGCTGGGCGACTTCGTGGAGTTCGTCCGCACCGCCCGCGACCGGGGCATGCGGGTGATCGCCGACCTGGTGGTCAACCACACCTCGGACCAACACCCCTGGTTCCGGGAGGCCCGCTCGTCGCGGGACTCGCCGCGCCGCGACTGGTACGTGTGGCGCGACCAGCCGCCGCCCGGCGCCGAGCGGGGCGTGGTGTTCCCCGACCGGGAGAAGTCGCTGTGGGAGCGGGACGAGGAGTCCGGCCAGTACTACCTGCACCGCTTCTACAAGCACCAGCCGGACCTGAACGTGGCCAACCCGCGGGTGCGTGACGAGATCGCCCGCGTGATGGGGTTCTGGATGGAGCTGGGGCTGTCCGGGTTCCGCGTGGACGCGGTGCCGTTCCTGCTGGAGGCGCCCGTGCAGGACCTGCCGGACCCGCACGACTACCTGGGCGACCTGCGCGCGTTCCTGTCCCGCCGCGACGGCGAGGCCGTGCTGCTGGGCGAGGTCAACCTGCCCTACGCCGACACCATGCGGTTCTTCGGCAGCGCCGACGGGGTGGGCGACGAGCTGCACATGTGCTTCGACTTCGTCGGGATGCAGCAGCTGTACCTGTCGCTGGCGCGCAAGGACGCCGGCCCCCTGACACACGCCCTGAAGGAACGGCCGTTGCCGCCGCGCGACTGCCACTGGGCGACGTTCGTGCGCAACCACGACGAGCTGATCCTGGACAAGCTGACCGAGCCGGAGCGCCGCGAGGTGTTCGCCGCGTTCGGCCCGGAGGAGGACATGCAGCTCTACGGCCGGGGCCTGCGCCGCCGCCTGCCGTCGATGATGGGCGACGAGCGGCGCACCCGGATGGTCTACAGCCTGCTGTTCTCGCTGCCCGGCACGCCGGTCCTGTTCTACGGCGAGGAGGTCGGCATGACCGAGGACCTGTCGCAACCGGACCGGCTGGCGGTGCGCACGCCGATGTGGTGGGACGCGGTCGAGGAGCAGCGGCACGACCCGGACTCGCTGCTGGCGTGGGTGCGGCTGCTCGTCGAGCGCTACCGGGAGTGCCCGGAGCTGGCGTGGGGCGCGTTCAGCATGATCGACACCACCGACCCGGCCGTGTTCGCGCACCGCTGCGACATCGACGGCGGGACGGTCGTGGCCGTGCACAACCTGGGCGACGACGCGGCGGAGGTGGAGCTGTCCGGGGTGCAGGGCGCGCTGACCGACGTGTTCAGCGGCGCGCCCGCCGCGCCGCGGGTGGTGCTGGAGCCCTACGGCTGCCGCTGGCTGCGGGCCGGGGCGGGCCGGTAG